One stretch of Penaeus vannamei isolate JL-2024 chromosome 7, ASM4276789v1, whole genome shotgun sequence DNA includes these proteins:
- the LOC113800805 gene encoding apolipoprotein D produces the protein MHSHGRVLLALAVLVAGAWSHTLHLGRTCPEVTPYPNLSVDKILGEWYVIHMFSDIVDNTCLVWNMTRGTEPDTIVLKETRQLAVLDVFNVNHTHAVSAVIDIPNLEVPAKMRIRWPTSITGKADFVIFDTDYDSYMAVFECDRAGLLHRRSVAILSRTKAIDELFFDRVRRLLDTAKVEHSALVAISHDSCREIGEHNWHVDEELFDILPDTDE, from the exons ATGCATAGTCACGG GCGCGTGTTGTTGGCATTGGCCGTTCTGGTGGCGGGCGCTTGGTCCCACACGCTGCACCTCGGCCGCACCTGTCCCGAGGTGACTCCTTACCCGAACCTCTCCGTCGACAAG ATCCTTGGCGAGTGGTATGTGATCCACATGTTCTCCGATATCGTGGATAACACGTGCCTGGTGTGGAACATGACTCGCGGGACGGAGCCTGACACCATCGTCCTGAAGGAGACTCGACAGCTCGCCGTTCTGGACGTGTTCAACGTGAACCACACTCACGCCGTCTCGGCCGTCATCGACATTCCCAACCTCGAAGTTCCGGCAAAGATGCGCATCCGCTGGCCTACGT CTATCACCGGCAAGGCCGACTTCGTCATCTTCGACACGGACTACGACTCCTACATGGCTGTGTTCGAGTGCGACCGCGCGGGCCTTCTGCACCGCCGCTCCGTCGCCATCCTCTCGCGCACCAAGGCCATCGATGAGCTCTTCTTCGATCGG gTGCGCCGCCTCCTGGACACTGCCAAGGTCGAACATTCCGCTCTCGTTGCTATCAGCCACGACTCCTGCCGCGAGATCGG AGAGCACAACTGGCACGTGGACGAAGAGCTGTTCGACATCCTCCCTGACACAGACGAGTGA